In Populus nigra chromosome 1, ddPopNigr1.1, whole genome shotgun sequence, one genomic interval encodes:
- the LOC133703409 gene encoding zinc finger protein ZAT11-like, which produces MKRDREQAELDLAKCLMLLSKVGQADHEILTNYRSAAAPAAPAPAGAGAVRSFSCKTCNKNFPSFQALGGHRASHKKPKLMESTGNLLKLPNSPSKPKTHQCPICSLEFPLGQALGGHMRKHRAPHNVDTTSTSNKDHELAVTQPPFLPAVPVLKRSNSSKRVLSLDLSLALPMYQNDSELQLEKVARPMLRCFI; this is translated from the coding sequence ATGAAGAGAGATAGAGAACAGGCAGAGTTAGACTTGGCCAAATGCTTGATGCTACTTTCTAAAGTTGGCCAAGCTGATCACGAGATACTAACTAATTATAGATCAGCAGCAGCACCAGCTGCACCAGCACCGGCAGGGGCCGGGGCCGTTCGCTCATTTTCATGCAAAACATGCAACAAGAATTTCCCTTCATTTCAAGCATTAGGAGGCCACCGTGCAAGTCACAAGAAACCAAAACTCATGGAATCAACTGGGAACTTGTTGAAGCTGCCTAATTCGCCTTCAAAGCCAAAAACTCACCAGTGCCCCATTTGCAGCCTTGAATTTCCTCTCGGGCAAGCACTTGGAGGTCACATGAGGAAACATCGGGCGCCTCATAATGTTGATACCACCAGTACTAGTAATAAAGATCATGAATTGGCTGTGACTCAACCGCCTTTCTTACCCGCTGTCCCAGTTTTGAAGAGATCCAATAGCAGCAAGAGAGTTCTGAGCTTGGATTTGAGCTTGGCCCTGCCTATGTATCAGAATGACTCGGAGTTGCAGTTAGAGAAGGTCGCTCGTCCCATGTTGAGATGTTTTATCTAA
- the LOC133697566 gene encoding protein SOSEKI 5 isoform X1 has translation MAAVSSRGGRNSEGVQIPRNRETSPERCRVAWSESNKLSRKVPVVYYLSRNGQLEHPHFMEVPLSSNDGGLYLRDVINRLDLLRGKGMAGLYSWSSKRSYKNGFVWHDLADNDFIHPAHGHEYVLKGSELLDHSNKQLLLETKPQETLQSSSNSQDSDFPVTSRRRNQSWGSIDLNEYKVYKAESPSESNRKLAADASTQTDESRRRRRQAKPVVEGLQEEKKNSQELEVNGEEIIEISPPPSDSSPETLESLMKADGRVILGASGEGSGLNLSQTVGNCGRMKASTVLMQLISCGSISFRDCGATAVKEQGLSLITGPYKGRLPRGGNREGTPREISNRVKLEDKEYFSGSLIETKKVEVHALNLKRSNSYNADRSSQLHLAEKEIEGVRTKCIPRKSKAMAIRKESNVNVVVDHNNNNNNNNNNGSQAGSRRLEVQQVEDVAR, from the exons ATGGCCGCTGTGAGTTCAAGAGGTGGAAGAAACTCTGAAGGAGTCCAGATTCCGAGGAACAGAGAAACCAGTCCAGAGAGATGCAGAGTAGCATGGAGCGAATCCAATAAGTTGTCCAGAAAAGTCCCTGTAGTTTACTATCTGTCCAGAAATGGTCAGCTTGAGCATCCCCATTTCATGGAGGTCCCTCTCTCTTCTAATGACGGCGGCCTCTACCTTAGAG ATGTAATCAACCGGTTAGACCTCCTTCGAGGCAAAGGCATGGCTGGCCTCTACTCCTGGTCCTCTAAACG GAGCTACAAAAACGGCTTCGTTTGGCACGACTTAGCCGATAACGATTTCATTCACCCAGCTCACGGTCACGAGTACGTTCTCAAAGGATCAGAGCTTCTCGACCATTCTAACAAACAGCTACTCCTCGAAACGAAACCTCAAGAAACTCTCCAATCATCATCCAACAGTCAAGACTCGGATTTTCCAGTTACCTCGAGGCGTAGGAACCAGTCCTGGGGCTCAATCGATCTTAACGAGTACAAAGTTTACAAGGCTGAGTCGCCCTCCGAGTCGAATCGGAAACTCGCTGCTGACGCGTCGACTCAGACTGATGAaagcaggaggaggaggaggcaggCCAAACCTGTAGTCGAAGGATTgcaggaagagaagaaaaatagtcAGGAACTGGAGGTGAACGGAGAAGAGATTATTGAGATTTCACCCCCGCCGTCAGATTCCAGCCCAGAAACTTTGGAGTCTTTGATGAAGGCTGATGGACGGGTGATTTTGGGCGCTAGTGGTGAAGGGAGTGGCTTGAATTTGAGTCAAACGGTGGGGAACTGTGGGAGGATGAAAGCGTCTACGGTTCTGATGCAGTTGATATCGTGCGGTTCGATCTCGTTCAGGGACTGTGGGGCTACGGCAGTGAAGGAGCAAGGATTGTCGTTGATTACTGGACCATATAAGGGGAGATTGCCACGTGGAGGGAACCGCGAGGGAACACCGAGGGAAATTTCGAACAGGGTAAAATTGGAAGATAAGGAGTATTTTAGTGGGAGCTTGATCGAGACAAAGAAGGTGGAGGTGCACGCTTTGAATTTGAAGAGGTCCAATTCCTATAATGCCGATAG GAGCTCGCAGCTGCACTTGGCAGAAAAGGAGATTGAGGGGGTGCGCACCAAATGCATACCAAGGAAGTCAAAAGCAATGGCAATCAGAAAAGAAAGCAACGTTAATGTTGTTGTTgatcacaataataataataataataataataataacggcAGTCAAGCAGGGAGCAGAAGACTCGAGGTCCAACAAGTCGAAGATGTGGCTCGATGA
- the LOC133697566 gene encoding protein SOSEKI 5 isoform X2 — protein MAAVSSRGGRNSEGVQIPRNRETSPERCRVAWSESNKLSRKVPVVYYLSRNGQLEHPHFMEVPLSSNDGGLYLRDVINRLDLLRGKGMAGLYSWSSKRSYKNGFVWHDLADNDFIHPAHGHEYVLKGSELLDHSNKQLLLETKPQETLQSSSNSQDSDFPVTSRRRNQSWGSIDLNEYKVYKAESPSESNRKLAADASTQTDESRRRRRQAKPVVEGLQEEKKNSQELEVNGEEIIEISPPPSDSSPETLESLMKADGRVILGASGEGSGLNLSQTVGNCGRMKASTVLMQLISCGSISFRDCGATAVKEQGLSLITGPYKGRLPRGGNREGTPREISNRVKLEDKEYFSGSLIETKKVEVHALNLKRSNSYNADSREFNSRNPGEAVSCTNLQVRTALHPWGPV, from the exons ATGGCCGCTGTGAGTTCAAGAGGTGGAAGAAACTCTGAAGGAGTCCAGATTCCGAGGAACAGAGAAACCAGTCCAGAGAGATGCAGAGTAGCATGGAGCGAATCCAATAAGTTGTCCAGAAAAGTCCCTGTAGTTTACTATCTGTCCAGAAATGGTCAGCTTGAGCATCCCCATTTCATGGAGGTCCCTCTCTCTTCTAATGACGGCGGCCTCTACCTTAGAG ATGTAATCAACCGGTTAGACCTCCTTCGAGGCAAAGGCATGGCTGGCCTCTACTCCTGGTCCTCTAAACG GAGCTACAAAAACGGCTTCGTTTGGCACGACTTAGCCGATAACGATTTCATTCACCCAGCTCACGGTCACGAGTACGTTCTCAAAGGATCAGAGCTTCTCGACCATTCTAACAAACAGCTACTCCTCGAAACGAAACCTCAAGAAACTCTCCAATCATCATCCAACAGTCAAGACTCGGATTTTCCAGTTACCTCGAGGCGTAGGAACCAGTCCTGGGGCTCAATCGATCTTAACGAGTACAAAGTTTACAAGGCTGAGTCGCCCTCCGAGTCGAATCGGAAACTCGCTGCTGACGCGTCGACTCAGACTGATGAaagcaggaggaggaggaggcaggCCAAACCTGTAGTCGAAGGATTgcaggaagagaagaaaaatagtcAGGAACTGGAGGTGAACGGAGAAGAGATTATTGAGATTTCACCCCCGCCGTCAGATTCCAGCCCAGAAACTTTGGAGTCTTTGATGAAGGCTGATGGACGGGTGATTTTGGGCGCTAGTGGTGAAGGGAGTGGCTTGAATTTGAGTCAAACGGTGGGGAACTGTGGGAGGATGAAAGCGTCTACGGTTCTGATGCAGTTGATATCGTGCGGTTCGATCTCGTTCAGGGACTGTGGGGCTACGGCAGTGAAGGAGCAAGGATTGTCGTTGATTACTGGACCATATAAGGGGAGATTGCCACGTGGAGGGAACCGCGAGGGAACACCGAGGGAAATTTCGAACAGGGTAAAATTGGAAGATAAGGAGTATTTTAGTGGGAGCTTGATCGAGACAAAGAAGGTGGAGGTGCACGCTTTGAATTTGAAGAGGTCCAATTCCTATAATGCCGATAG TAGAGAATTCAACTCAAGAAATCCAGGGGAAGCTGTTAGCTGTACTAATTTACAAGTACGTACCGCGCTACACCCATGGGGACCAGTGTGA